A genome region from Brienomyrus brachyistius isolate T26 chromosome 23, BBRACH_0.4, whole genome shotgun sequence includes the following:
- the LOC125719068 gene encoding F-actin-uncapping protein LRRC16A-like isoform X3: protein MSEGVSDVPADLLESVKDAVGRKTRLILKKKVKLEAKGDKLENKILALSFHRIYLLSTRLPSKVEQTFNYLELQGITSNKPVQLLLEFDRGLVSLKLASSEDVDEVLAHVGVRLQEICMSPARMMKKLSVEPPERMSHLQALWENVPEPGPCGGFSQTYKCVCDWLGLPYRDEVQWDVDTIYLTQDTRELNLQDFIHLENRDLVAILAVLEYNQWFTKLSIKDYKLSTDVCEQILRVVSRSSRLEELVLDNAGLKIDFAQKLASALALNPNSTLHTIILANNSLEDRGIAALTSQFAKMRAGLRHLNLSKTSLSPKGVNHLAQSLSASQVIPSTLTHLDLSGNVLRGDDLQNLYNFLSQPNNLVMLDLSNTDCSLDQVCASLLRGSVQHLSVLNMSKSIFPHRKGREIPPSFKQFFSSALVLSSVNVSGTKLPLEALKALLLGIACNPNLKDVSLDLSSCELRSGGSQILEGCIAEIPNISSLDISDNGLDSDLTTLLVWLAKNQSIRHLALGKNFNNIKSKNLAPVLDNLVHMIQEEESPLTSLSLADSKLKSDLTIVLNALGSNTSLTKVDISGNGMGDMGAKMLAKALQINTKLRTVIWDRNNVSPQGLQDVAAALEKNFTIRFMPIPIIDASQALKANPEKTEDALLRMESYLFRNHETRKYLQGQAYRLQQGIVTTTTQQVIDRVCVKVQDHLNSLRYTEKDAIQEDMKMAENVIKDARNSKRLLPNLYHLGATSREDVNGSFAGPIHAKLESMAGEVTDVMDEQLQTMLKSMVDAAEALCPCVMKKSHLRQELIKAGAGRMVVPRSFVKATLLEQSGVDIINKISDVKLTMASFLSDRIVDEVLESLSRSQHILAEHLARKGKPLQQQESLEAELQEEVAPVIANQEPVEVERLEDMDTCMMTPISKRKSIHSRMLRPVSRAFEMEFDLDKALEDVPIHIEDPPLPPRVETPPPPPTVETPPPEVMEELPSEEASKLEHYTKLRPKRNKKMKSSSMPLTNSSPSQEDEQINPAARVDEGIDEFFSKKITKMGSKRSSLKSSSSQERDTKRESRKSGFLNLIMSRSSKHDKGQPAPAAPGPVATEEPLSPRSEPAKVTEPKAPPIEQGRAVDHPEELKVPDSVDHHLEGEGKASPMGGRRCRIQVMGTGLLAEMKAKQEKRAAGAHKMVNSPACAEKPTGSDPGRPAPPDSRPLGVPKGETVTGPSERPPMSDGKPEAAPRSRNPSCNLSPVSPKPPPLTSKPSLINRPSVPQKPRTSSSRSIDEHPETTSGNACPKASVLPYGPKRAPSDSEKECPSSLPLSVLEAAEPLGDGSPFDSDPEAERPAATVKLASLRQCSASAAEEVDEQERRKSLPRHERPASIADATVHLSGGSLSTEDGGPRTKDRDKNQASESAEAAEEPVKDILT from the exons AAAGCGTTAAGGATGCCGTGGGTCGGAAGACCAGGCTGATCTTGAAGAAGAAGGTAAAACTGGAGGCAAAAGGTGACAAGTTGGAGAACAAGATTCTG GCTTTGTCCTTCCATCGGATCTACCTTCTGAGCACCCGTCTCCCCAGCAAG GTCGAGCAGACCTTTAATTATCTGGAGCTCCAGGGAATCACGAGTAACAAGCCTGTGCAG CTGCTGCTGGAGTTTGACAGGGGCCTTGTATCTCTGAAGTTGGCCTCCTCCGAGGACGTGGATGAGGTTCTGGCTCACGTCGGTGTCCGTCTGCAGGAGATCTGCATGTCCCCTGC GAGGATGATGAAGAAGCTGTCTGTGGAGCCGCCCGAGCGGATGTCCCACCTGCAGGCCCTGTGGGAGAATGTTCCGGAACCCGGACCTTGTG GGGGCTTTTCCCAGACCTACAAGTGTGTTTGTGACTGGCTGGGGCTtccttacagagatgaggtgcAGTGG GATGTGGACACAATCTATTTGACTCAAGACACAAGGGAGCTCAACTTACAAGACTTCATTCATCTTGAAAACAG AGACCTAGTGGCCATCCTTGCCGTCCTTGAATACAACCAGTGGTTCACGAAGCTCTCGATAAAGGATTACAAGCTG TCTACAGATGTGTGTGAGCAGATTCTCCGTGTGGTGTCTCGCTCATCTCGCCTGGAGGAGCTTGTCCTGGACAACGCCGGGCTCAAAAT CGATTTCGCACAGAAGTTGGCCAGTGCCCTGGCCTTGAACCCCAACTCCACACTTCACACCATCATCCTGGCCAACAACTCCTTGGAGGACAGAG GAATTGCTGCCCTGACCTCGCAGTTTGCCAAAATGCGAGCAGGACTCAGGCATCTCAATCTCTCCAAGACCTCGCTATCACCTAAAG GAGTAAACCACCTTGCCCAGTCACTCAGTGCTAGCCAGGTTATTCCCAGCACGCTGACCCACCTGGACCTGTCTGGGAATGTCCTTCGAGGGGACGACCTCCAA AATCTGTACAACTTCCTAAGCCAGCCAAACAATCTGGTCATGTTGGATCTCTCTAACACCGACTGCTCCCTCGATCAG GTGTGCGCTTCTTTGCTGCGGGGCTCCGTACAACACCTGTCTGTACTCAACATGTCAAAGAGTATCTTTCCTCACCG GAAGGGCAGAGAGATCCCTCCCTCTTTCAAGCAGTTCTTCAGCAGCGCTCTGGTCCTGAGTAGTGTCAACGTGTCGGGAACCAAACTCCCCCTGGAAGCACTTAA GGCTCTCCTGCTGGGCATTGCCTGCAACCCTAATCTGAAGGACGTCTCTCTGGACCTCAGCTCCTGTGAG CTGAGGTCTGGGGGCTCTCAGATCCTAGAGGGCTGCATTGCAGAGATCCCCAACATCTCTAGCTTGGATATCTCTGACAACG GTCTGGACTCTGACTTGACTACCCTTCTTGTTTGGCTTGCCAAAAATCAGTCTATCCGCCACCTGGCCCTGGGGAAGAACTTTAACAACATCAAATCAAA AAACTTGGCACCTGTCTTGGACAACTTGGTGCACATGATACAGGAGGAGGAGTCG CCCCTCACGTCGCTCTCATTGGCTGACTCCAAGTTGAAGAGTGACCTGACCATCGTTCTGAATGCCCTGGGCAGCAACACTTCCCTCACCAAGGTGGATATCAGCGGAAATGGGATGGGTGACATGGGGGCCAAGATGCTGGCCAAAGCCCTGCAGATCAACACCAAACTCAG GACGGTCATTTGGGACAGGAACAACGTGAGCCCTCAAGGTCTGCAGGATGTGGCAGCTGCTCTGGAAAA GAACTTCACCATCCGCTTCATGCCCATCCCCATCATTGATGCCTCCCAGGCCCTCAAAGCCAACCCAGAGAAGACAGAGGATGCATTGCTGAGG ATGGAAAGCTACTTGTTCCGGAATCACGAGACCCGCAAGTACCTACAGGGGCAGGCATACCGACTTCAGCAGGGTATTGTCACAACGACCACCCAACAG GTCATAGACAGGGTCTGTGTCAAAGTTCAGGACCACCTCAACTCCCTGAGGTACACAGAGAAAGATGCCATTCAGGAGGACATGAAGATGGCCGAGAACGTCATAAAGGATGCTCGAAACTCCAAACGA CTTTTGCCCAACCTATACCACCTTGGTGCCACCTCCCGTGAGGACGTCAATGGCTCCTTCGCTGGCCCCATTCATGCCAAGCTGGAGTCTATGGCTGGGGAAGTGACCGATGTCATGGATGAGCAGCTACAG ACCATGCTCAAGTCCATGGTGGATGCAGCAGAAGCACTATGTCCCTGCGTGATGAAGAAGTCCCACTTGCGGCAGGAGCTGATCAAGGCTGGTGCTGGCAGGATGGTAGTCCCCCGCAGTTTTGTCAAAGCCACTCTGCTGGAGCAGTCTGGTGTGGATATCATCAACAAGATCAG CGATGTGAAGCTCACCATGGCCTCCTTCCTCTCTGATCGCATTGTTGATGAGGTTTTGGAGTCTCTCTCCAGATCCCAGCATATTCTG GCAGAGCACCTGGCCAGGAAGGGAAAGCCACTGCAGCAACAGGAATCCCTAGAGGCGGAGCTCCAAGAGGAGGTGGCCCCTGTGATAGCCAATCAGGAGCCTGTGGAGGTGGAGAGACTGGAAGATATGGACACATGCATG ATGACGCCCATTTCTAAGAGGAAGAGTATCCACAGCAGAATGCTGCGGCCAGTCTCCAGGGCCTTCG AGATGGAGTTTGACCTGGATAAGGCCCTAGAAGATGTGCCCATTCATATCGAGGACCCACCCCTGCCACCCAGGGTGGAGACGCCACCTCCTCCGCCCACAGTGGAAACACCTCCCCCAGAGGTGATGGAGGAGCTACCTTCAGAGGAGGCTAGCAAGCTGGAGCACTACACAAAGCTCCGGCCCAAGAGGAACAAGAAGATGAAGTCCAGCAGTATGCCG CTGACGAACAGCAGTCCCTCGCAGGAGGATGAGCAGATCAATCCCGCGGCAAGGGTGGATGAGGGCATCGATGAGTTCTTCTCTAAGAAAATCACTAAGATGGGATCTAA GCGGTCGTCTCTTAAGAGCTCCAGCTCCCAGGAGCGGGACACGAAACGGGAATCTCGGAAGAGCGGGTTCCTCAACCTCATCATGTCCCGCTCCTCCAAGCACGACAAGGGCCAGCCGGCCCCTGCTGCGCCGGGGCCTGTAGCAACAGAGGAGCCGTTGTCCCCCAGGTCCGAGCCGGCGAAGGTCACTGAGCCCAAGGCCCCTCCCATCGAGCAAGGCAGAGCGGTGGATCACCCTGAGGAACTGAAGGTTCCTGATTCCGTGGATCATCACCTGGAGGGAGAAGGGAAGGCCAGCCCCATGGGAGGCCGCCGGTGTAGGATTCAGGTGATGGGCACCGGCCTCCTGGCTGAAATGAAGGCCAAGCAGGAGAAGAGGGCAGCTGGAGCCCACAAG ATGGTCAACTCCCCTGCCTGTGCCGAGAAGCCCACAGGCAGTGACCCAG GGCGCCCAGCTCCACCCGACAGCAGGCCGCTGGGGGTCCCTAAAGGAGAGACTGTGACGGGCCCCTCAGAGAGGCCCCCCATGAGCGACGGGAAGCCGGAGGCTGCACCCAGGAGCCGTAATCCTTCCTGTAACCTCTCCCCTGTCAGCCCCAAGCCCCCGCCACTGACTAGCAAGCCCTCCCTAATCAACAGGCCCTCTGTGCCTCAGAAACCTCGAACCAGCAGCAGCCGCAGCATAG ACGAACATCCCGAGACTACCAGTGGGAATGCGTGTCCAAAGGCGTCAGTGCTGCCGTACGGCCCAAAGAGGGCGCCCTCGGACAGTGAGAAGGAGTGCCCAAGCAGCCTTCCCTTGTCTGTTCTGGAAG CAGCAGAGCCCCTTGGAGATGGGAGCCCATTTGACTCTGACCCAGAAGCGGAGCGGCCTGCCGCCACTGTGAAGCTCGCGTCTCTGCGGCAGTGCTCCGCTAGTGCTGCCGAGGAAGTGGACGAGCAAGAGCGCAGGAAGTCCCTCCCCCGACACG AGCGACCAGCCTCCATAGCAGATGCTACTGTCCACCTGAGTGGGGGATCCCTCAGCACTGAGGATGGAGGCCCCAGGACCAAGGACAGAGACAAGAACCAAGCAAGCGAGTCTGCAGAAGCTGCGGAGGAGCCTGTGAAAGACAttttaacataa
- the LOC125719068 gene encoding F-actin-uncapping protein LRRC16A-like isoform X4 produces MSEGVSDVPADLLESVKDAVGRKTRLILKKKVKLEAKGDKLENKILALSFHRIYLLSTRLPSKVEQTFNYLELQGITSNKPVQLLLEFDRGLVSLKLASSEDVDEVLAHVGVRLQEICMSPARMMKKLSVEPPERMSHLQALWENVPEPGPCGGFSQTYKCVCDWLGLPYRDEVQWDVDTIYLTQDTRELNLQDFIHLENRDLVAILAVLEYNQWFTKLSIKDYKLSTDVCEQILRVVSRSSRLEELVLDNAGLKIDFAQKLASALALNPNSTLHTIILANNSLEDRGIAALTSQFAKMRAGLRHLNLSKTSLSPKGVNHLAQSLSASQVIPSTLTHLDLSGNVLRGDDLQNLYNFLSQPNNLVMLDLSNTDCSLDQVCASLLRGSVQHLSVLNMSKSIFPHRKGREIPPSFKQFFSSALVLSSVNVSGTKLPLEALKALLLGIACNPNLKDVSLDLSSCELRSGGSQILEGCIAEIPNISSLDISDNGLDSDLTTLLVWLAKNQSIRHLALGKNFNNIKSKNLAPVLDNLVHMIQEEESPLTSLSLADSKLKSDLTIVLNALGSNTSLTKVDISGNGMGDMGAKMLAKALQINTKLRTVIWDRNNVSPQGLQDVAAALEKNFTIRFMPIPIIDASQALKANPEKTEDALLRMESYLFRNHETRKYLQGQAYRLQQGIVTTTTQQVIDRVCVKVQDHLNSLRYTEKDAIQEDMKMAENVIKDARNSKRLLPNLYHLGATSREDVNGSFAGPIHAKLESMAGEVTDVMDEQLQTMLKSMVDAAEALCPCVMKKSHLRQELIKAGAGRMVVPRSFVKATLLEQSGVDIINKISDVKLTMASFLSDRIVDEVLESLSRSQHILAEHLARKGKPLQQQESLEAELQEEVAPVIANQEPVEVERLEDMDTCMMTPISKRKSIHSRMLRPVSRAFEMEFDLDKALEDVPIHIEDPPLPPRVETPPPPPTVETPPPEVMEELPSEEASKLEHYTKLRPKRNKKMKSSSMPEDEQINPAARVDEGIDEFFSKKITKMGSKRSSLKSSSSQERDTKRESRKSGFLNLIMSRSSKHDKGQPAPAAPGPVATEEPLSPRSEPAKVTEPKAPPIEQGRAVDHPEELKVPDSVDHHLEGEGKASPMGGRRCRIQVMGTGLLAEMKAKQEKRAAGAHKMVNSPACAEKPTGSDPGRPAPPDSRPLGVPKGETVTGPSERPPMSDGKPEAAPRSRNPSCNLSPVSPKPPPLTSKPSLINRPSVPQKPRTSSSRSIDEHPETTSGNACPKASVLPYGPKRAPSDSEKECPSSLPLSVLEAAEPLGDGSPFDSDPEAERPAATVKLASLRQCSASAAEEVDEQERRKSLPRHERPASIADATVHLSGGSLSTEDGGPRTKDRDKNQASESAEAAEEPVKDILT; encoded by the exons AAAGCGTTAAGGATGCCGTGGGTCGGAAGACCAGGCTGATCTTGAAGAAGAAGGTAAAACTGGAGGCAAAAGGTGACAAGTTGGAGAACAAGATTCTG GCTTTGTCCTTCCATCGGATCTACCTTCTGAGCACCCGTCTCCCCAGCAAG GTCGAGCAGACCTTTAATTATCTGGAGCTCCAGGGAATCACGAGTAACAAGCCTGTGCAG CTGCTGCTGGAGTTTGACAGGGGCCTTGTATCTCTGAAGTTGGCCTCCTCCGAGGACGTGGATGAGGTTCTGGCTCACGTCGGTGTCCGTCTGCAGGAGATCTGCATGTCCCCTGC GAGGATGATGAAGAAGCTGTCTGTGGAGCCGCCCGAGCGGATGTCCCACCTGCAGGCCCTGTGGGAGAATGTTCCGGAACCCGGACCTTGTG GGGGCTTTTCCCAGACCTACAAGTGTGTTTGTGACTGGCTGGGGCTtccttacagagatgaggtgcAGTGG GATGTGGACACAATCTATTTGACTCAAGACACAAGGGAGCTCAACTTACAAGACTTCATTCATCTTGAAAACAG AGACCTAGTGGCCATCCTTGCCGTCCTTGAATACAACCAGTGGTTCACGAAGCTCTCGATAAAGGATTACAAGCTG TCTACAGATGTGTGTGAGCAGATTCTCCGTGTGGTGTCTCGCTCATCTCGCCTGGAGGAGCTTGTCCTGGACAACGCCGGGCTCAAAAT CGATTTCGCACAGAAGTTGGCCAGTGCCCTGGCCTTGAACCCCAACTCCACACTTCACACCATCATCCTGGCCAACAACTCCTTGGAGGACAGAG GAATTGCTGCCCTGACCTCGCAGTTTGCCAAAATGCGAGCAGGACTCAGGCATCTCAATCTCTCCAAGACCTCGCTATCACCTAAAG GAGTAAACCACCTTGCCCAGTCACTCAGTGCTAGCCAGGTTATTCCCAGCACGCTGACCCACCTGGACCTGTCTGGGAATGTCCTTCGAGGGGACGACCTCCAA AATCTGTACAACTTCCTAAGCCAGCCAAACAATCTGGTCATGTTGGATCTCTCTAACACCGACTGCTCCCTCGATCAG GTGTGCGCTTCTTTGCTGCGGGGCTCCGTACAACACCTGTCTGTACTCAACATGTCAAAGAGTATCTTTCCTCACCG GAAGGGCAGAGAGATCCCTCCCTCTTTCAAGCAGTTCTTCAGCAGCGCTCTGGTCCTGAGTAGTGTCAACGTGTCGGGAACCAAACTCCCCCTGGAAGCACTTAA GGCTCTCCTGCTGGGCATTGCCTGCAACCCTAATCTGAAGGACGTCTCTCTGGACCTCAGCTCCTGTGAG CTGAGGTCTGGGGGCTCTCAGATCCTAGAGGGCTGCATTGCAGAGATCCCCAACATCTCTAGCTTGGATATCTCTGACAACG GTCTGGACTCTGACTTGACTACCCTTCTTGTTTGGCTTGCCAAAAATCAGTCTATCCGCCACCTGGCCCTGGGGAAGAACTTTAACAACATCAAATCAAA AAACTTGGCACCTGTCTTGGACAACTTGGTGCACATGATACAGGAGGAGGAGTCG CCCCTCACGTCGCTCTCATTGGCTGACTCCAAGTTGAAGAGTGACCTGACCATCGTTCTGAATGCCCTGGGCAGCAACACTTCCCTCACCAAGGTGGATATCAGCGGAAATGGGATGGGTGACATGGGGGCCAAGATGCTGGCCAAAGCCCTGCAGATCAACACCAAACTCAG GACGGTCATTTGGGACAGGAACAACGTGAGCCCTCAAGGTCTGCAGGATGTGGCAGCTGCTCTGGAAAA GAACTTCACCATCCGCTTCATGCCCATCCCCATCATTGATGCCTCCCAGGCCCTCAAAGCCAACCCAGAGAAGACAGAGGATGCATTGCTGAGG ATGGAAAGCTACTTGTTCCGGAATCACGAGACCCGCAAGTACCTACAGGGGCAGGCATACCGACTTCAGCAGGGTATTGTCACAACGACCACCCAACAG GTCATAGACAGGGTCTGTGTCAAAGTTCAGGACCACCTCAACTCCCTGAGGTACACAGAGAAAGATGCCATTCAGGAGGACATGAAGATGGCCGAGAACGTCATAAAGGATGCTCGAAACTCCAAACGA CTTTTGCCCAACCTATACCACCTTGGTGCCACCTCCCGTGAGGACGTCAATGGCTCCTTCGCTGGCCCCATTCATGCCAAGCTGGAGTCTATGGCTGGGGAAGTGACCGATGTCATGGATGAGCAGCTACAG ACCATGCTCAAGTCCATGGTGGATGCAGCAGAAGCACTATGTCCCTGCGTGATGAAGAAGTCCCACTTGCGGCAGGAGCTGATCAAGGCTGGTGCTGGCAGGATGGTAGTCCCCCGCAGTTTTGTCAAAGCCACTCTGCTGGAGCAGTCTGGTGTGGATATCATCAACAAGATCAG CGATGTGAAGCTCACCATGGCCTCCTTCCTCTCTGATCGCATTGTTGATGAGGTTTTGGAGTCTCTCTCCAGATCCCAGCATATTCTG GCAGAGCACCTGGCCAGGAAGGGAAAGCCACTGCAGCAACAGGAATCCCTAGAGGCGGAGCTCCAAGAGGAGGTGGCCCCTGTGATAGCCAATCAGGAGCCTGTGGAGGTGGAGAGACTGGAAGATATGGACACATGCATG ATGACGCCCATTTCTAAGAGGAAGAGTATCCACAGCAGAATGCTGCGGCCAGTCTCCAGGGCCTTCG AGATGGAGTTTGACCTGGATAAGGCCCTAGAAGATGTGCCCATTCATATCGAGGACCCACCCCTGCCACCCAGGGTGGAGACGCCACCTCCTCCGCCCACAGTGGAAACACCTCCCCCAGAGGTGATGGAGGAGCTACCTTCAGAGGAGGCTAGCAAGCTGGAGCACTACACAAAGCTCCGGCCCAAGAGGAACAAGAAGATGAAGTCCAGCAGTATGCCG GAGGATGAGCAGATCAATCCCGCGGCAAGGGTGGATGAGGGCATCGATGAGTTCTTCTCTAAGAAAATCACTAAGATGGGATCTAA GCGGTCGTCTCTTAAGAGCTCCAGCTCCCAGGAGCGGGACACGAAACGGGAATCTCGGAAGAGCGGGTTCCTCAACCTCATCATGTCCCGCTCCTCCAAGCACGACAAGGGCCAGCCGGCCCCTGCTGCGCCGGGGCCTGTAGCAACAGAGGAGCCGTTGTCCCCCAGGTCCGAGCCGGCGAAGGTCACTGAGCCCAAGGCCCCTCCCATCGAGCAAGGCAGAGCGGTGGATCACCCTGAGGAACTGAAGGTTCCTGATTCCGTGGATCATCACCTGGAGGGAGAAGGGAAGGCCAGCCCCATGGGAGGCCGCCGGTGTAGGATTCAGGTGATGGGCACCGGCCTCCTGGCTGAAATGAAGGCCAAGCAGGAGAAGAGGGCAGCTGGAGCCCACAAG ATGGTCAACTCCCCTGCCTGTGCCGAGAAGCCCACAGGCAGTGACCCAG GGCGCCCAGCTCCACCCGACAGCAGGCCGCTGGGGGTCCCTAAAGGAGAGACTGTGACGGGCCCCTCAGAGAGGCCCCCCATGAGCGACGGGAAGCCGGAGGCTGCACCCAGGAGCCGTAATCCTTCCTGTAACCTCTCCCCTGTCAGCCCCAAGCCCCCGCCACTGACTAGCAAGCCCTCCCTAATCAACAGGCCCTCTGTGCCTCAGAAACCTCGAACCAGCAGCAGCCGCAGCATAG ACGAACATCCCGAGACTACCAGTGGGAATGCGTGTCCAAAGGCGTCAGTGCTGCCGTACGGCCCAAAGAGGGCGCCCTCGGACAGTGAGAAGGAGTGCCCAAGCAGCCTTCCCTTGTCTGTTCTGGAAG CAGCAGAGCCCCTTGGAGATGGGAGCCCATTTGACTCTGACCCAGAAGCGGAGCGGCCTGCCGCCACTGTGAAGCTCGCGTCTCTGCGGCAGTGCTCCGCTAGTGCTGCCGAGGAAGTGGACGAGCAAGAGCGCAGGAAGTCCCTCCCCCGACACG AGCGACCAGCCTCCATAGCAGATGCTACTGTCCACCTGAGTGGGGGATCCCTCAGCACTGAGGATGGAGGCCCCAGGACCAAGGACAGAGACAAGAACCAAGCAAGCGAGTCTGCAGAAGCTGCGGAGGAGCCTGTGAAAGACAttttaacataa